From Cercospora beticola chromosome 6, complete sequence, a single genomic window includes:
- a CDS encoding uncharacterized protein (MEROPS:MER0066916), with the protein MTGSHSSPALTIGVLALQGAFVEHITLLRQAAPALTAEHGLHFTFIQVRTPEQLDRCDALILPGGESTAISLIAERCRLLEPLRNFVKLQRRPTWGTCAGLILLAEEANKSKATGQELIGGLDVRVQRNYFGRQVESFEAALQLPFLGPDPFHSVFIRAPVVENILASSAKDVTTEIVEKSAGESKAIRPSMPNRADTVSAPQIKATSAPVEILGRLPGRAKAIKDKTSTAEELGEEGDIVAVKQGNVFGTSFHPELTGDDRIHAWWLREVIKSKQAT; encoded by the coding sequence ATGACAGGCTCCCACTCCTCCCCCGCCCTCACCATCGGCGTGCTGGCCCTCCAAGGCGCCTTCGTCGAGCACATCACCCTGCTCCGACAAGCCGCGCCGGCACTGACTGCCGAGCACGGCCTCCACTTCACTTTCATCCAAGTCAGGACGCCCGAGCAGCTGGACCGATGCGACGCTCTCATCCTGCCTGGAGGCGAGAGCACCGCCATCTCGCTCATCGCCGAACGATGCCGTCTCCTCGAACCGCTCCGAAACTTCGTCAAACTGCAGCGACGTCCCACCTGGGGGACATGCGCAGGGCTCATTTTGCTGGCTGAGGAAGCCAACAAGAGCAAGGCGACAGGGCAAGAGCTGATCGGAGGGCTAGACGTGCGCGTGCAACGCAACTACTTTGGCCGACAAGTCGAGTCTTTCGAGGCAGCGCTGCAACTGCCCTTCCTTGGACCGGATCCCTTCCACTCCGTCTTCATCCGAGCGCCGGTGGTAGAGAACATCCTGGCGTCGTCCGCGAAAGATGTCACGACGGAGATTGTAGAGAAGAGTGCGGGCGAAAGCAAGGCCATTCGCCCCAGCATGCCCAACCGAGCGGATACTGTGTCTGCCCCACAGATAAAGGCGACTTCAGCACCAGTGGAGATCTTGGGAAGGCTGCCCGGGAGGGCAAAAGCGATCAAAGACAAGACGAGCACGGCGGAAGAGCtgggagaggagggcgaTATCGTCGCTGTGAAGCAGGGCAACGTGTTTGGCACATCCTTCCACCCAGAATTGACGGGCGATGACAGAATACACGCCTGGTGGTTAAGGGAAGTCATTAAAAGCAAGCAGGCCACCTGA